From the Primulina tabacum isolate GXHZ01 chromosome 15, ASM2559414v2, whole genome shotgun sequence genome, one window contains:
- the LOC142526611 gene encoding uncharacterized protein LOC142526611, with the protein MADCKNHAMEFPEKSQKDNRSSSLTIFNRYGTFKASSSAGGEMTNKPLFGLYNSPSLQQSGSIKSLYSSSFGSMVSAGNSLKGKVRKLCSIFESPKHPSSPKNSQSLPLPSPKPIKPTKLLLAASDSSNFISKGIPSPVPESPFRLPGAEDRVVIYFTSLRGIRRTFQDCHSVRMIFHGLCVNLDERDISMDVAYRKELLNVLGETSISLPQVFIKGKYIGGADVIKQLLEAGELVRLIKGLPFVAPHPCDTCGDVWFVPCSNCSGSKKVYDEDEEKPKRCPECNENGLVRCPRCCS; encoded by the coding sequence ATGGCTGATTGCAAGAACCATGCAATGGAATTCCCGGAAAAATCCCAAAAAGACAACAGGAGCAGCTCCTTGACGATTTTCAACCGGTACGGAACTTTCAAGGCCTCGTCTTCGGCGGGAGGTGAAATGACCAATAAGCCTCTGTTCGGCCTCTACAATTCCCCGTCTCTGCAGCAAAGCGGCTCCATCAAGAGTTTGTACAGCTCCTCCTTTGGCTCGATGGTCTCCGCCGGTAATTCATTGAAGGGAAAGGTTAGAAAATTATGCTCGATTTTCGAATCCCCAAAACACCCCTCAAGCCCCAAAAATTCACAATCTTTGCCACTGCCCTCGCCCAAGCCGATAAAGCCGACCAAATTGCTGCTAGCAGCATCGGATTCTTCAAATTTCATTTCCAAAGGTATCCCTTCTCCAGTCCCGGAATCTCCCTTCAGGCTACCTGGTGCTGAGGACAGAGTTGTAATTTACTTCACCAGCCTACGGGGAATACGAAGAACATTTCAAGATTGCCACAGTGTACGCATGATTTTTCATGGGTTATGTGTGAATCTCGATGAGAGGGATATATCCATGGATGTAGCTTATAGAAAGGAGTTACTGAATGTTTTGGGCGAAACTAGTATCAGCTTACCTCAAGTGTTTATCAAGGGAAAGTACATTGGGGGAGCTGATGTGATAAAGCAATTACTAGAGGCTGGTGAATTGGTTAGGCTTATAAAGGGACTCCCTTTTGTTGCTCCGCATCCGTGTGATACGTGCGGTGATGTGTGGTTCGTTCCTTGTTCGAATTGCAGTGGCAGTAAGAAGGTGTACGATGAGGATGAGGAGAAGCCGAAGAGGTGTCCGGAATGCAACGAAAATGGGCTTGTTCGGTGTCCACGCTGCTGCTCATGA
- the LOC142526610 gene encoding putative ADP-ribosylation factor GTPase-activating protein AGD11, with the protein MSVEQGNAETDDVSLSGSCLYDLLQKETSPKWRNCPKEGRNTSSTQRRLESMLSEPGNQLCADCGSRDPKWVSLNIGAFICIKCSGVHRSLGVHISKVLSVKLDEWNDEQVDSLIEMGGNAAVNSKYEAYVPYDFKKPRPDSSIEERADFIRRKYEMQQFSNHDLSSSFPSSSSTSHASSSSCQSQSAIDNKKHLEKQTTGHRIQGLGQAFRNSWRRGEHKAPKKTNSMAGMVEFVGLIKVNVVRGTNLAVRDMMTSDPYVILSLGNQSMKTRVIKNNLNPVWNERLMLSIPEHIPPLKLLVYDKDKFKTDDFMGEAEIDIQPLVSAAKASECSSINEPTQLGKWKASKENTLVKDGVITLEDGRVKQDISIKLQNVERGVLDIELECVPLTQ; encoded by the exons ATGTCTGTGGAACAAGGAAATGCGGAAACAGATGATGTTTCACTTTCTG GTTCTTGTCTTTACGATCTCCTACAAAAGGAAACCTCGCCAAAGTGGCGTAACTGTCCGAAGGAAGGGCGGAATACTTCGA GTACACAGCGTAGGCTAGAGAGTATGTTATCTGAACCCGGGAATCAATTATGTGCAGATTGTGGTTCGAGAGATCCAAAATGGGT ATCTTTGAACATCGGAGCATTCATTTGTATCAAATGCTCTGGTGTACATAGGAGCCTTGGAGTGCATATATCAAAG GTTTTATCTGTGAAGCTTGACGAATGGAACGATGAGCAAGTAGATTCTTTGATTGAAATGGGAGGAAATGCTGCAGTAAACTCGAAATATGAAGCTTATGTTccatatgattttaaaaaaccGAGACCGGATTCCTCGATAGAGGAGCGTGCCGATTTCATAAG GAGAAAATATGAAATGCAACAATTTTCGAACCATGATTTATCATCCTCTTTCCCTTCATCTTCTTCAACATCCCACGCGAGTTCTTCAAGCTGTCAATCTCAATCTGCCATTGATAATAAGAAACACTTGGAAAAACAAACTACAGGTCACAGAATCCAAGGTCTGGGGCAGGCATTTCGTAATAGCTGGAGAAGAGGTGAACACAAGGCGCCAAAGAAAACTAACTCAATG GCAGGTATGGTCGAATTCGTAGGATTGATCAAGGTTAACGTCGTGAGAGGTACTAACCTAGCGGTCCGAGATATGATGACTAGTGATCCATACGTCATCCTCTCACTGGGAAATCAA TCAATGAAGACGAGGGTCATAAAGAATAATCTCAACCCGGTCTGGAACGAAAGGCTAATGTTGTCGATTCCAGAACACATTCCCCCTCTAAAGTTG CTTGTATACGACAAGGATAAATTCAAAACAGATGATTTTATGGGGGAAGCAGAGATAGATATCCAGCCACTCGTGTCTGCTGCAAAAGCTTCTGAGTGCTCCTCGATTAACGAGCCAACTCAACTCGGTAAGTGGAAAGCAAGCAAAGAGAACACACTAGTAAAAGATGGTGTTATAACTTTAGAAGATGGAAGGGTGAAACAAGATATCTCTATTAAGTTGCAGAACGTAGAACGAGGAGTTTTAGACATTGAGCTTGAATGTGTGCCTCTTACACAATAG